One Amycolatopsis thermophila DNA segment encodes these proteins:
- a CDS encoding DUF779 domain-containing protein — protein sequence MGRVDLTADAAALLRRLAGQHGPLMFHQSGGCCDGSAPMCYPAGEFRTGGSDVHLGDLTVAGVPDPVPVWMSAAQFEYWKHTHLTIDVVPRRGIGFSLEAPEGVRFLIRSRLLTEQELSELE from the coding sequence ATGGGCCGGGTGGATCTCACCGCGGACGCCGCGGCACTGCTGCGGCGGCTGGCCGGGCAGCACGGGCCGCTGATGTTCCACCAGTCCGGTGGATGCTGCGACGGCAGTGCGCCCATGTGCTACCCGGCCGGCGAGTTCCGCACCGGGGGGTCCGACGTGCACCTCGGCGATCTCACGGTCGCCGGGGTGCCCGACCCCGTTCCGGTGTGGATGTCGGCCGCGCAGTTCGAGTACTGGAAGCACACCCACCTCACGATCGACGTGGTACCCAGGCGGGGAATCGGTTTCTCGCTGGAGGCACCGGAGGGTGTGCGGTTCCTGATCCGGTCGCGGTTGCTGACCGAACAAGAGTTGTCCGAATTGGAGTGA
- the adh gene encoding aldehyde dehydrogenase encodes MTKYAAPGETGSVVAFEPRYDHFIGGEYVPPAKGEYFENPTPVTGKTFTEIARGTAEDVDRAVAAATGAAAAWGRTSPAERAAVLNKIADRMEANLEKLAVAESWENGKPVRETLAADIPLAIDHFRYFAGAIRTQEGAISQIDADTVAYHFHEPLGVVGQIIPWNFPILMATWKLAPALAAGNCVVLKPAEQTPASIHVLLSLIADLLPAGVLNVVNGFGVEAGKPLAQHKGIRKVAFTGETTTGRLIMQYASENIIPVTLELGGKSPNIFFADVAAERDAFYDKAQEGFAMFALNQGEVCTCPSRALVQSSIYDQFVSDGVARVEKIKQGHPLDTETMIGAQASNDQFEKILSYIDIGRQEGAKVLTGGEKADLGGELAGGYYIKPTVFAGDNKMRIFQEEIFGPVVSVAKFDDYDDAIKIANDTLYGLGAGVWSRDGSTAFRAGREIQAGRVWTNCYHAYPAHAAFGGYKQSGIGRETHKMMLDHYQQTKNLLVSYSPDAQGFF; translated from the coding sequence ATGACGAAGTACGCCGCGCCGGGCGAAACCGGCAGCGTCGTCGCGTTCGAACCGCGCTATGACCACTTCATCGGCGGCGAATACGTCCCGCCCGCCAAGGGCGAGTACTTCGAGAACCCCACACCGGTGACCGGGAAGACCTTCACCGAGATCGCGCGCGGCACGGCTGAGGACGTCGACCGCGCGGTCGCCGCCGCCACGGGCGCCGCCGCCGCGTGGGGCCGGACCTCCCCCGCCGAGCGCGCCGCGGTCCTCAACAAGATCGCCGACCGGATGGAAGCCAACCTCGAAAAGCTCGCCGTCGCCGAGTCGTGGGAGAACGGCAAGCCGGTGCGCGAAACGCTGGCGGCGGACATCCCGCTGGCCATCGACCACTTCCGCTACTTCGCCGGCGCCATCCGCACGCAGGAGGGCGCGATCTCGCAGATCGACGCGGACACCGTCGCCTACCACTTCCACGAACCGCTCGGCGTGGTCGGCCAGATCATCCCGTGGAACTTCCCGATCCTCATGGCCACCTGGAAGCTCGCACCGGCGCTGGCCGCGGGCAACTGCGTGGTGCTCAAGCCGGCCGAGCAGACCCCGGCGTCGATCCACGTGCTGCTGAGCCTGATCGCGGACCTGCTGCCCGCCGGTGTGCTGAACGTGGTCAACGGTTTCGGTGTCGAGGCCGGCAAGCCGCTGGCCCAGCACAAGGGCATCCGGAAGGTCGCCTTCACCGGCGAGACCACCACCGGCCGCCTGATCATGCAGTACGCCAGCGAGAACATCATCCCGGTCACGCTCGAGCTGGGCGGCAAGAGCCCGAACATCTTCTTCGCCGACGTCGCGGCCGAACGGGACGCGTTCTACGACAAGGCGCAGGAGGGCTTCGCGATGTTCGCCCTCAACCAGGGCGAGGTGTGCACGTGCCCGTCGCGGGCGCTGGTGCAGTCGTCCATCTACGACCAGTTCGTTTCGGACGGTGTGGCGCGGGTCGAGAAGATCAAGCAGGGCCACCCGCTGGACACCGAGACGATGATCGGCGCGCAGGCGTCCAACGACCAGTTCGAGAAGATCCTGTCCTACATCGACATCGGCCGGCAGGAGGGCGCGAAGGTCCTCACCGGTGGCGAGAAGGCCGATCTCGGCGGCGAGCTGGCGGGCGGCTACTACATCAAGCCGACGGTGTTCGCCGGTGACAACAAGATGCGGATCTTCCAGGAGGAGATCTTCGGCCCGGTCGTGTCGGTGGCGAAGTTCGACGACTACGACGACGCGATCAAGATCGCGAACGACACCCTCTACGGCCTGGGCGCCGGGGTGTGGTCGCGCGACGGCAGCACCGCTTTCCGCGCCGGCCGGGAGATCCAGGCGGGTCGCGTGTGGACGAATTGCTACCACGCCTACCCGGCGCACGCCGCGTTCGGCGGCTACAAGCAGTCCGGCATCGGCCGGGAGACCCACAAGATGATGCTCGACCACTACCAGCAGACGAAGAACCTGCTGGTCTCCTATTCGCCCGACGCCCAGGGTTTCTTCTGA
- a CDS encoding GAF domain-containing protein, whose translation MDAETVNNAPTARELASDPLAQFAVLRRVHESTLSGSPSPLSPRPVISESWQRSLAAHIDPDDFRPPIVYQPDEVADVRDAHPLHAVLPTLRELLLSIADESRHVMIVTDAEGTILWREGPANLCSQADPVGLCEGTGWSEQAIGTNAMGTALAVDAPVQIYSAEHLVRTYHGWTCAAAPIHDPDTGDLLGAIDVSGLLDTLHPATVSLVNATAQLAESHLRRRMEWLDGQLLTKNMPHLARLRGEPGALLTPTGRVIAADRLGRWPRRVAVDVERVLLDDGREAEVEPLAEGYLLRVRSSSAARRPTLRLSFLGDNPTAVINGRKLPLTLRRAEILALLALHPTGLTAEQLAFQLYGDDGNPTTVRAEIHRLRGQLGGEAMRAKPYQLCAEVDADFLNVRRALHAGDVAGAVAACPAPLLNRSDAPAIRAEREQLVAAVRTAVLGHADPEVLWTFAQSETGRDDVAVFECLTSRLPAGDPRRAVATARLEWLLGED comes from the coding sequence ATGGACGCCGAAACCGTGAACAACGCCCCGACGGCGCGGGAGCTCGCGTCGGACCCGCTGGCGCAGTTCGCCGTGCTGCGCCGGGTCCATGAGTCAACTCTGAGTGGGTCTCCGTCGCCGCTTTCACCCCGTCCGGTGATTTCCGAGTCCTGGCAACGATCACTGGCCGCACACATCGATCCGGACGACTTCCGCCCGCCGATCGTGTACCAGCCCGACGAGGTGGCGGACGTCCGCGACGCCCACCCGTTGCACGCGGTGCTGCCGACCCTGCGGGAACTGCTGCTCAGCATCGCCGACGAGTCCCGGCACGTCATGATCGTGACCGACGCGGAGGGCACGATCCTGTGGCGGGAGGGCCCGGCCAACCTGTGCAGCCAGGCCGATCCGGTCGGGTTGTGCGAGGGCACCGGCTGGTCCGAACAGGCGATCGGCACCAACGCGATGGGCACCGCGCTGGCGGTGGACGCCCCGGTGCAGATCTACTCCGCCGAGCACCTCGTGCGGACCTACCACGGGTGGACGTGCGCGGCGGCGCCGATCCACGACCCGGACACCGGCGACCTGCTCGGGGCCATCGACGTCAGCGGTCTGCTCGACACCCTGCACCCGGCGACGGTGTCGCTGGTCAACGCCACCGCGCAACTGGCCGAGAGCCACCTGCGACGGCGCATGGAGTGGCTGGACGGGCAGCTGCTGACGAAGAACATGCCGCACCTGGCGCGGCTGCGCGGCGAACCGGGCGCGCTGCTCACGCCCACCGGGCGGGTGATCGCCGCCGACCGGCTGGGCCGCTGGCCGCGACGGGTCGCCGTGGACGTGGAACGGGTGCTGCTCGACGACGGCCGCGAGGCGGAGGTCGAGCCGCTGGCCGAGGGCTACCTGCTGCGCGTCCGGTCCTCGTCCGCGGCGCGCCGGCCCACGCTGCGGTTGTCCTTCCTCGGTGACAACCCGACGGCGGTGATCAACGGCCGGAAGCTGCCGCTCACCCTGCGCCGCGCGGAGATCCTGGCCCTGCTCGCGCTGCACCCGACCGGGTTGACCGCCGAACAACTGGCCTTCCAGCTGTACGGCGACGACGGCAACCCGACCACCGTGCGCGCGGAGATCCACCGGCTGCGCGGGCAACTCGGCGGGGAGGCGATGCGGGCCAAGCCGTACCAGCTGTGCGCCGAGGTCGACGCCGATTTCCTGAACGTGCGCCGCGCGCTCCACGCCGGTGACGTGGCCGGGGCGGTGGCGGCGTGCCCGGCGCCGCTGCTGAACCGGTCGGACGCGCCGGCCATCCGGGCGGAGCGGGAGCAGCTGGTCGCCGCGGTGCGGACCGCGGTGCTCGGCCACGCCGATCCCGAGGTGCTGTGGACCTTCGCGCAGAGCGAGACCGGCCGCGACGACGTGGCGGTGTTCGAGTGCCTGACCAGCCGCCTCCCGGCGGGCGACCCCCGCCGGGCCGTCGCGACGGCCCGGCTGGAGTGGCTCCTCGGCGAGGACTGA